A genomic segment from Aegilops tauschii subsp. strangulata cultivar AL8/78 chromosome 1, Aet v6.0, whole genome shotgun sequence encodes:
- the LOC109750750 gene encoding acyl-coenzyme A oxidase 4, peroxisomal: MGSLRGGSGGEGRNEDGGKVGLPALEVALAFPQATPASLFPPAVSDYYQLDDLLTNEEKALRKKVRAISEKEIAPIMTEYWEKAEFPFHAIPKLATLGLAGSTTKGYGCPGLSLTASAVSIAEVARVDASCSTFILVHSSLAMSTIALCGSEAQKQKYLPSLAQFKTVGCWALTEPDYGSDASSLKTSATKVPGGWQLDGQKRWIGNSTFADVLVILARNADTKQLNGFIVKKGAPGLRATKIQNKIGLRMVQNGDILLNKVFVPEEDRLTGINSFQDISKVLAMSRIMVAWQPIGISMGVYDMCHRYLKERKQFGAPLAAFQLNQEKLVRMLGNIQAMLLVGWRLCKLYESGKMTPGHASLGKAWTSSKSREVVSLGRELLGGNGILADFLVAKAFCDLEPIYSYEGTYDINSLVTGREITGIASFKPAAVAKSRL; encoded by the exons ATGGGGAGCCTACGAG GCGGAAGCGGCGGAGAGGGAAGGAACGAGGACGGAGGGAAAGTAGGGCTACCGGCGTTGGAGGTGGCGCTCGCGTTCCCGCAGGCCACGCCAGCGTCCCTGTTCCCGCCCGCCG TGTCGGACTACTACCAGCTTGATGATTTGCTGACCAATGAAGAGAAGGCGCTTAGGAAGAAAGTCCGTGCTATTTCAGAGAAAGAAATCGCACCCATTATGACCGAA TACTGGGAGAAGGCAGaattcccatttcatgccattcCGAAACTTGCAACTCTTGGCTTAGCTGGAAGTACAACGAAG GGATATGGGTGCCCAGGACTCTCGCTTACAGCGAGTGCCGTTTCTATAGCAGAAGTTGCACGGGTTGATGCAAGCTGTTCCACATTTATTCTAGTGCACTCCTCTTTGGCAATGTCCACAATTG CTCTTTGTGGATCAGAGGCTCAAAAGCAGAAGTACTTACCATCGTTAGCTCAGTTTAAAACTGTTGGTTGCTGG GCTTTAACAGAGCCAGATTATGGAAGTGATGCAAGCTCCTTGAAAACTTCAGCAACCAAG GTACCTGGCGGTTGGCAATTAGATGGCCAAAAGCGCTGGATAGGTAACAGCACGTTTGCAGATGTGCTTGTAATTTTGGCTAGGAATGCAGACACAAAGCAACTAAACGG ATTCATTGTGAAGAAGGGAGCGCCTGGTTTGAGAGCCacaaaaattcaaaacaaaattGGACTTAGAATGGTTCAGAATGGCGATATCCTTCTGAATAAAGTATTTGTCCCAGAAGAAGACAGATTAACAGGCATCAATTCATTTCAGGATATAAGCAAG GTCCTAGCAATGTCACGTATTATGGTGGCTTGGCAGCCAATTGGCATATCGATGGGCGTCTACGACATGTGCCATCG GTATTTGAAAGAAAGGAAGCAGTTTGGAGCTCCCCTGGCAGCCTTTCAGCTTAACCAAGAAAAGCTTGTTCGGATGCTTGGTAACATCCAGGCCATGCTTCTTGTCGGCTGGCGCTTGTGCAAGCTCTATGAGTCAGGCAAAATGACACCAGGCCATGCTAGTTTGGGCAAG GCATGGACGTCCAGCAAGTCAAGGGAGGTAGTTTCTCTGGGCCGAGAGCTATTGGGCGGCAATGGAATTTTGGCTGATTTTCTAGTAGCAAAG GCGTTCTGCGATCTGGAGCCGATTTACTCGTATGAGGGCACCTATGACATCAACAGCCTTGTGACCGGAAGAGAAATCACCGGGATCGCGAGCTTCAAACCTGCTGCAGTAGCGAAATCTCGGCTGTAA